Proteins encoded within one genomic window of Mesobacillus subterraneus:
- a CDS encoding GNAT family N-acetyltransferase, translating into MLITKKEFNIKSLKYTIRSAVETDAEALSNLRLQIDGETENLDRERGESFIDTNGFQSIIKTDTEGNRNIFLVAETNGRLIGFSRCAGNDLKRFRHKVEFGVGVIKEFWGYGIGKNLLQESITWADENDIIKMTLVVMESNENARRLYEKLGFEVEGILKDDKLLSDGKFYNMIVMGRINSQNVGA; encoded by the coding sequence ATGCTGATCACTAAAAAAGAGTTCAATATTAAGAGTTTGAAGTATACAATCCGTTCTGCAGTTGAAACTGATGCAGAGGCTTTGTCTAATTTAAGATTGCAAATCGATGGGGAAACTGAAAATCTCGACAGGGAACGAGGAGAATCATTCATTGATACGAATGGTTTTCAATCCATTATAAAAACGGACACAGAGGGTAATAGAAACATATTTTTGGTGGCTGAAACGAATGGAAGGCTTATAGGGTTTTCGAGGTGTGCTGGAAATGATTTGAAGAGGTTCAGGCACAAGGTAGAGTTCGGGGTAGGTGTTATAAAAGAATTCTGGGGCTATGGTATCGGCAAAAATCTTTTACAAGAATCGATTACGTGGGCAGACGAGAACGATATTATAAAAATGACGCTCGTTGTGATGGAATCCAATGAAAATGCACGGAGGCTCTATGAAAAGCTTGGGTTTGAAGTCGAAGGCATACTGAAGGATGACAAACTGCTTTCTGACGGAAAATTCTACAATATGATTGTGATGGGACGGATCAATAGTCAGAATGTAGGGGCTTAA
- a CDS encoding SOS response-associated peptidase: MCGRFSLFEDIDSLKEQFHFDFPDDLDARYNIAPGQDILTVINNGSGRSGKKMRWGLIPFWAEDEKIGYRMINARAETVDEKASFKHALKQRRCLILTDGFYEWKKEGKQKQPYRFGMKSKQPFALAGLWENWKKDGKEITSCTIITTGPNQVTEKIHDRMPVILPKNKLDIWLDSSFAKPDQIKQLLVPFDADLMDAYPVSTAINSSKNEGKELIAPMNSL, from the coding sequence ATGTGTGGAAGGTTTTCATTATTTGAGGACATAGATTCATTGAAGGAACAATTTCATTTCGATTTCCCGGATGATCTTGATGCCAGATATAATATAGCTCCTGGACAGGATATCTTGACGGTGATTAATAATGGGAGCGGCAGATCAGGGAAAAAAATGAGGTGGGGATTGATTCCTTTCTGGGCGGAGGACGAAAAAATCGGCTATAGAATGATCAATGCTCGGGCGGAGACAGTAGATGAAAAAGCGAGTTTCAAGCATGCACTTAAGCAGAGGCGTTGCCTAATCCTTACTGATGGATTTTATGAATGGAAAAAAGAGGGGAAACAAAAACAGCCATACCGATTCGGTATGAAAAGCAAACAGCCTTTCGCATTAGCTGGACTCTGGGAAAATTGGAAAAAGGATGGCAAGGAGATTACATCCTGTACGATTATCACAACTGGTCCGAACCAGGTTACCGAAAAAATTCACGACAGAATGCCTGTGATTCTTCCCAAAAATAAGCTGGATATATGGCTTGACAGTTCTTTTGCCAAACCGGACCAAATTAAACAGCTCTTGGTGCCATTTGATGCAGACTTAATGGATGCTTACCCGGTTTCCACCGCGATTAATTCGTCCAAAAATGAAGGAAAGGAGCTGATTGCTCCAATGAACAGTTTGTAG
- a CDS encoding DUF6501 family protein, with product MIHTNWHERETVKTLKCVHTDAKKYIVNNKLTSGKVYEVKNETEEFYFIIDNSGKVGGYYKEYFEEVN from the coding sequence ATGATCCACACGAACTGGCACGAACGCGAAACGGTTAAGACACTCAAGTGCGTTCACACAGATGCAAAAAAGTACATTGTAAATAACAAGCTGACATCTGGAAAGGTATATGAAGTGAAAAACGAGACTGAAGAATTTTATTTCATTATTGATAATTCCGGCAAAGTTGGCGGTTATTACAAAGAATATTTTGAAGAGGTAAATTGA
- a CDS encoding GNAT family N-acetyltransferase has product MGRKIILEGDTVKLLPMETGQLDGLWEAGQSQSIWEFTSSKVRSKEDMKKVIEAAMVEREKGTQIPFIILDKKSNKIVGSSRYLDISGAHRSLEIGWTWYSPDYWRTSVNTETKLLMLQYAFEKMEVNRVQFCTDSRNVRSQNAIARLGAQREGVLRKHRIIADGYIRDTVVYSIIKEEWTQIKIGIQDKLIRK; this is encoded by the coding sequence ATGGGTAGAAAAATCATACTGGAAGGTGATACAGTCAAACTGTTGCCAATGGAAACCGGTCAGCTTGATGGTTTGTGGGAAGCCGGGCAAAGCCAGTCTATTTGGGAATTTACATCTTCGAAGGTCAGAAGCAAAGAAGACATGAAAAAGGTAATTGAAGCTGCCATGGTTGAAAGAGAGAAAGGAACACAAATACCATTTATCATTCTTGATAAGAAATCGAATAAAATAGTTGGCAGTTCAAGATATCTGGATATTTCAGGAGCGCATAGATCACTTGAGATTGGCTGGACATGGTACAGTCCTGATTACTGGAGAACAAGTGTGAATACAGAAACGAAATTGCTCATGCTCCAATATGCTTTTGAGAAAATGGAAGTAAATAGAGTTCAATTTTGTACGGATTCAAGGAATGTACGCTCGCAAAATGCGATTGCCCGACTAGGTGCCCAAAGAGAAGGTGTTTTGCGCAAACATCGAATAATCGCTGACGGGTATATCAGGGACACAGTAGTTTATAGCATAATTAAAGAAGAGTGGACACAGATTAAAATAGGGATACAAGATAAATTGATTCGAAAATAG
- a CDS encoding fluoride efflux transporter FluC → MVYLGVGLGGMLGSLLRYLVSLGTSDILHNGFPIGTLIANCGGSLFLGWFTARIIARRKLNPVLSATIGTGLTGSFTTFSTFSIETLVMVENGTIWMAIFYVHISAVGGLILAAAGYKLGAGLGRGGITMIGFVLVALGGMAGALSRFVIQMITGQSVLPVATLTVNLLGSFLLGWIVGQGIQGNLYLFAATGFMGAFTTFSTLNVDLVKLINSRENKAVVVYVASTYIGGLLSAAAGLIIGRLL, encoded by the coding sequence TTGGTATATCTAGGAGTAGGGCTTGGGGGAATGCTGGGCAGCCTCTTGAGGTACCTAGTCAGTCTTGGCACAAGCGATATTTTACATAATGGATTCCCGATTGGCACATTAATAGCCAATTGTGGAGGTTCATTGTTCTTGGGGTGGTTCACGGCTCGAATCATAGCAAGAAGAAAACTGAATCCTGTACTGTCGGCAACCATTGGTACAGGTCTTACAGGATCATTCACTACATTTTCAACCTTCAGCATTGAAACGCTGGTAATGGTAGAAAACGGCACTATATGGATGGCAATTTTCTATGTGCATATCAGTGCGGTTGGAGGACTTATCCTTGCGGCGGCAGGTTATAAGCTTGGCGCAGGACTTGGGAGGGGGGGCATTACAATGATCGGGTTTGTATTGGTTGCATTAGGTGGTATGGCCGGAGCTCTCTCAAGGTTCGTTATCCAAATGATAACAGGCCAATCAGTGCTGCCTGTCGCTACTCTCACTGTAAACCTCTTAGGCTCTTTTCTGCTAGGCTGGATAGTTGGTCAAGGAATCCAGGGGAATTTATATCTTTTTGCTGCCACAGGATTCATGGGTGCATTCACCACTTTTTCAACACTGAATGTTGACTTGGTCAAGCTGATTAACAGCCGAGAAAACAAAGCCGTGGTTGTGTATGTAGCCAGCACATATATCGGAGGTCTATTGAGTGCGGCGGCAGGACTTATTATTGGGAGATTATTATAG
- the abc-f gene encoding ribosomal protection-like ABC-F family protein produces MTIMKIRGIQKSFHEKQILKNAEIDINQDSRIGLVGNNGAGKTTLVNILYGSIKPDEGLIDTFNSSLNIGYLKQSTEFSIYNLEDTYSLAESGLFQHSSQLGLNKGIEWSDWSKLSGGEKLKISLASVWASRPELLILDEPTNHLDLQGVEWLIDKLKNFKGAVIVISHDRYFLDRTVEEIIELEDGSTKLFKGNYSSYRTEKERLYEIQLHQYEIQEKHKQQIEQQMANLKNWSEKAHRDSTKQGSASERRQIGYKEYHRVKAKKMDNQVKSKMKRLNQELEKSEVKAPKEEDKVRFEFQDSRKRGKRILEARELSKSFTSRRLFEESHFYMNHGERMALLGPNGSGKTTLIKILLGEETATSGEVWISETMRIGYLSQDVSDLPLDKTSLEYTGLTDRESIGRARTIFANIGLPEQKLVVPIGTLSLGERTRIKLVMMLLKEIDLLILDEPTNHLDLASRESLEKNFNEFPRFNNYRLT; encoded by the coding sequence ATGACAATCATGAAAATAAGAGGTATTCAGAAAAGCTTTCATGAAAAGCAAATATTAAAAAATGCGGAAATTGATATAAATCAAGACAGCCGAATAGGACTGGTCGGCAATAATGGCGCTGGAAAAACTACATTGGTCAATATCCTTTACGGGAGTATCAAACCTGATGAAGGATTAATCGACACTTTTAATAGCAGCCTGAACATTGGCTATCTTAAACAATCTACAGAATTTTCAATTTATAACCTTGAGGACACCTATTCTCTTGCTGAGAGCGGACTCTTTCAGCATTCAAGCCAGTTAGGTCTGAATAAGGGAATTGAATGGTCTGATTGGAGTAAGTTAAGCGGCGGAGAAAAATTGAAAATTTCACTTGCAAGTGTATGGGCAAGCAGGCCAGAATTACTCATACTAGATGAGCCAACAAACCATCTGGACTTGCAAGGTGTTGAGTGGCTGATTGACAAGTTGAAGAATTTTAAAGGAGCTGTAATTGTTATTTCCCATGATCGATACTTCCTCGACAGGACCGTGGAAGAGATTATCGAACTTGAGGATGGCTCAACAAAATTATTCAAAGGTAACTACTCTTCTTATCGGACGGAAAAAGAGAGGTTATATGAAATTCAACTTCATCAATATGAAATACAAGAAAAACACAAACAACAAATTGAACAGCAAATGGCTAATCTTAAGAACTGGTCTGAAAAAGCTCATCGGGATTCGACGAAACAAGGTTCGGCCTCTGAAAGAAGACAAATAGGATACAAGGAATACCATCGAGTGAAAGCAAAGAAAATGGATAATCAAGTAAAGTCGAAGATGAAGCGCTTGAATCAGGAGCTTGAAAAGAGTGAAGTTAAAGCACCAAAGGAGGAAGACAAGGTACGCTTCGAATTTCAGGATAGCCGAAAGAGAGGAAAACGGATTTTAGAAGCCCGCGAGCTTTCAAAATCCTTCACCAGCCGCCGTTTATTTGAAGAAAGTCATTTTTATATGAATCATGGAGAGAGAATGGCGTTGCTAGGACCAAACGGCAGCGGAAAAACAACACTTATTAAAATTTTGCTTGGAGAAGAAACAGCGACATCAGGTGAAGTTTGGATCAGCGAAACGATGAGGATTGGTTATCTTAGCCAGGATGTGTCAGACCTTCCTCTCGATAAAACATCACTGGAATATACAGGGCTTACAGACAGAGAATCAATCGGCAGGGCGAGGACGATTTTTGCTAATATTGGGCTCCCGGAACAAAAGCTAGTGGTCCCAATCGGCACACTCAGCCTTGGCGAAAGGACAAGAATAAAGCTGGTGATGATGCTACTGAAAGAAATTGACTTGCTGATTTTAGACGAACCTACCAATCACCTCGACTTGGCCAGCAGGGAAAGTCTCGAAAAAAACTTTAATGAATTTCCACGGTTCAATAATTATCGTCTCACATGA